One window of the Toxorhynchites rutilus septentrionalis strain SRP unplaced genomic scaffold, ASM2978413v1 HiC_scaffold_211, whole genome shotgun sequence genome contains the following:
- the LOC129781800 gene encoding histone H4 — MTGRGKGGKGLGKGGAKRHRKVLRDNIQGITKPAIRRLARRGGVKRISGLIYEETRGVLKVFLENVIRDAVTYTEHAKRKTVTAMDVVYALKRQGRTLYGFGG, encoded by the coding sequence ATGACTGGACGCGGCAAGGGAGGCAAAGGACTCGGTAAAGGAGGAGCAAAGCGTCATCGCAAGGTACTGCGTGACAACATCCAGGGTATCACgaaacccgctatccgtcgtctAGCCCGCCGTGGGGGCGTCAAACGTATCTCTGGTCTGATTTACGAAGAAACCCGAGGAGTGCTGAAGGTATTCCTGGAGAATGTTATTCGTGACGCTGTCACCTACACCGAACATGCCAAGCGTAAAACAGTGACTGCTATGGATGTCGTATACGCGCTGAAACGTCAGGGACGTACCCTATACGGGTTTGGAGGTTAA
- the LOC129781805 gene encoding histone H3, whose protein sequence is MARTKQTARKSTGGKAPRKQLATKAARKSAPATGGVKKPHRYRPGTVALREIRRYQKSTELLIRKLPFQRLVREIAQDFKTDLRFQSSAVMALQEASEAYLVGLFEDTNLCAIHAKRVTIMPKDIQLARRIRGERA, encoded by the coding sequence ATGGCTCGTACCAAGCAGACTGCTCGTAAATCtaccggtggtaaggcaccgcGTAAGCAGCTAGCCACGAAGGCAGCTCGGAAAAGCGCCCCAGCCACAGGAGGTGTGAAGAAGCCTCATCGCTACCGACCGGGAACCGTTGctctgcgtgaaattcgtcgctatcagaagtcgaccgaattactGATCCGCAAGCTTCCGTTCCAGCGTTTGGTTCGCGAAATTGCccaagacttcaaaaccgacttgcgcttccaaagttccgccgttatggcactgcaggaggcAAGCGAGGCATATTTGGTCGGCCTTTTCGAAGATACCAACTTGTGTGCTattcacgcaaaacgcgtcaccattatgccaaaggacatccagctagcacgtcgtatccgaggagaacgCGCTTAA
- the LOC129781804 gene encoding histone H2A: MSGRGKGGKVKGKAKSRSNRAGLQFPVGRIHRLLRKGNYAERVGAGAPVYLAAVMEYLAAEVLELAGNAARDNKKTRIIPRHLQLAIRNDEELNKLLSGVTIAQGGVLPNIQAVLLPKKTEKKA, from the coding sequence ATGTCTGGAcgtggcaaaggaggaaaagttaagggaaaggcaaagtcccgctCCAACCGTGCTGGTCTACAGTTCCCCGTCGGTCGTATTCaccgattgctccgcaagggtaactatgcCGAGCGGGTTGGTGCTGGTGCACCAGTATACTTAGCCGCGGTTATGGAGTACCTGGCCGCcgaagtgctcgagttggctggcaatgCCGCCCGCGACaacaagaaaacccgcatcatcCCCCGTCATCTACAGCTTGCCATCCGCAACGACGAGGAGCTGAACAAACTGCTGTCCGGAGTTACCATCGCTCAGGGCGGAGTACTGCCAAACATCCAGGCTGTTCTGTTGCCCAAGAAGACCGAAAAGAAAGCTTAA
- the LOC129781801 gene encoding histone H2B translates to MAPKTSGKAAKKSGKAQKNISKTDKKKKKVRRKESYAIYIYKVLKQVHPDTGISSKAMSIMNSFVNDIFERIAAEASRLAHYNKRSTITSREIQTAVRLLLPGELAKHAVSEGTKAVTKYTSSK, encoded by the coding sequence atggcaccgaagactagtggaaaagccgccaaaaagtccGGCAAGGCGCAGAAAAACATCTCGAAAACggacaagaagaagaagaaagtccGCAGGAAGGAATCCTATGCTATCTACATCTATAAGGTGCTGAAGCAGGTCCATCCCGACACCGGTATCTCGTCGAAGGCGATGAGCATCATGAACAGCTTCGTCAACGATATCTTCGAGCGTATCGCAGCTGAAGCCTCGCGTCTGGCCCACTACAACAAACGTTCCACCATCACGTCCCGGGAAATTCAGACCGCAGTCCGTCTGCTACTACCCGGTGAACTTGCCAAGCacgcggtttccgaaggtaccaaagcggtgacgaAGTATACCAGCTCTAAGTAA
- the LOC129781799 gene encoding histone H1B-like, which translates to MSDNNAATEAVGESPLAAPAVGSEKSPKKAGGKSAAAAAAAKKPKKPANHPPVNEMIVAAIRTLKERNGSSLQAIKKYLAGNYKADVAKLTPFIKKALKNGVVKGLFVQTKGTGASGSFKIPPKAKKEFTGEKKSGSSAKKKSKKAAAEKKPKKATAAAGKKKAAAATGEKNTATAAKKPKAAAAAAAVKKVVASEKKTKAASAKAAKKTGSVKKAAATAPKQKPTKPSKTAAQKPKTPKPKKAAAAPKKATAAKK; encoded by the exons ATGTCGGACAATAACGCAGCTACCGAGGCAGTCGGCGAGAGCCCGTTGGCGGCACCAGCCGTGGGCAGTGAGAAATCGCCGAAAAAGGCAGGCGGCAAATCagcggcggcagcagcagcagcgaagaAGCCGAAAAAGCCCGCCAACCATCCACCGGTTAACGAGATGATAGTGGCCGCCATCAGGACGCTGAAGGAGCGCAACGGTTCATCgctgcaggccatcaagaaatACCTGGCCGGCAACTACAAGGCGGATGTGGCGAAGCTAACTCCGTTCATCAAGAAAGCGCTGAAGAACGGTGTCGTCAAGGGCCTGTTTGTGCAAACGAAGGGCACTGGTGCGTCGGGCTCGTTCAAGATCCCCCCAAAGGCCAAAAAGGAGTTCACCGGGGAGAAGAAGAGTGGCTCGTCGGCTAAGAAA AAATCCAAGAAGGCAGCCGCCGAGAAGAAGCCGAAAAAGGCTACCGCTGCTGCTGGCAAGAAGAAAGCTGCCGCTGCTACCGGGGAGAAAAATACAGCAACCGCAGCCAAAAAACCgaaagctgctgctgctgctgctgctgtgaagAAGGTGGTGGCCAGCGAGAAGAAAACCAAGGCAGCGAGTGCCAAGGCTGCCAAGAAGACCGGCAGTGTgaagaaagctgctgctacCGCCCCGAAGCAAAAGCCAACGAAACCCTCGAAAACCGCCGCACAGAAACCGAAAACGCCAAAGCCAAAGAAAGCAGCAGCAGCTCCgaaaaaagctaccgctgccaaaaagtga